The Fibrobacter sp. UWEL genome includes the window GTGCAACGAACTGCATCGTGCATTTTTCAAGAAGCACCTGGGAACCACATTCTCCTTCGATGTTCCTTTCTTGAACTGGCTTAAGGCTAATGCTGGCCGAACCTACCAGGAAGCCATTGAAGCTTACTGTCAAATCCAGAATGAGAAAAAGGAATCCAAGTCCACCGTCACTATCAACAAGCCGACTTGGTGAAATTCTCCTAACAAGGCTGACGAATCTTCCAAGTAAAAAGATTTGTTATTCTAGCAGAAAGGGACTGACGATTCAACGTCAGTCCCTTTCTGCTAATTACAGGCGCTTGTGTATTGCGGGGTTAGAAACCCTTGATCACCAGCAGGCTGGAAATGCCGATGGCAAACCACAGAATCACGCCCTGGATAAAGGGCTTGGGACCGCACTTCTGGAGGGCTGCCTTGGAGAGACCGGTACCGATGAGGAACAGGGTCACGGCGAAACCGCGCTTGGCGATCATGACGATGGTCTTGCCTACAGATTCGGGAACGCCCAGTGCGGGGAACAGGTAGGTGTTGATGACCATGGCGATGGCGAACAGGAAGATGAACCAGGGAACCACATTCAGCTTGCCCTTGCCAGCGTTCTTGCGGAAGAACACCATGGTGATGAGTGCGAGAGGAAGAATCCAGAGAGCTCGGGTGCATTTGACCATGGCGGCCACCTGCAAGGATTCGTCGCTGTAGGCTGCGGCAGCGCCCACCACAGAACTGGTGTCGTGGATGGCGATGGCAGCCCATTCACCGAACTGCTGGTTATCCAGGCCGAAGAAATGGCCCAGGGGAGGGAAGATCAAGAGAGCGAGAGCGTTCAGCACGAAGATGGTGCCCAGAGACATGCTCATCTGCTTGTCGTCGGCGTCCACAACGGGAGCAACTGCTGCGATGGCGGAACCACCGCAAATTGCGGTACCGCTGCTAACCAGGTAAGAAGTCTTGGTGTCCACCTTAAGAATCTTGCCCACCAGGAAGCCCAGCACCATGACGGCCACCACGGAAATGATGGTGAACATCATGCCGTCCTTACCGCTGGCAAGTGCTGCCTGCAAGTTCATGCCGAAACCAAGGCCCACCACGCAGCCCTGAAGCAAGTACTTCTGGGTTTTCTTGGCAAACTTGGGGAAGACGGGACCTCCGAAGGCGAAGGCGTAGACGATACCTGCCATCAATGCCATCCAGGATGCTACGCAGGGGACGCAGGCTGCAATAATCAGGGCAACGAAGGCGATTTTTGCGATTTTCTCTTTCATTTTGTTCTCTTTGTTGAACTACTCCGTAGGGAGCTTGTTTGCGTGTCGGATAAAGGCTAAAGTTTCTTTCTCGCCTTTTTCTGCAAGCATGGTTAAAAGGTACAGAAGTTTCTTGTAGGTGTTTTCTTCCATCTTTTCGCGAGCCGTACTCTTGGTTAAATACTTCAGAGGGCTGGTGCGGTCGTAATCCTTGCCGCCGTAGGTCTTGGATGCTGCAACGCGGTCGCAGAACATTTCCTTGATGTAGCGGTCCGGCATAGGCATGGGCACGATTTTCTTGGTAGCCATTTCATAGTCGTACCAGAATTCAAAGTGATGCTTGTTTCTACCCTTATGGTGCATCCATGCCAGGCTATAACCTGTGGCGTTACGTTCGCCATTGTTGGGAGATTCCTTTCCGGTATAGTACTTGGCTCCAGGAATAAATTCCGTGGGACTGTACTTGGACAAATCGTGGAAAAGACCCTGGAATCCGATACCCGCGCGGAAGCATAGACGAATCACTTCGTGACGGTGCTTGCTGATGGTGATAAAATGTCTAATCGGATGAAACATGTACACAAATATAGTTATTTCTTATAGCCGGTCAAAAAAATGAAGGGCCGCGCCTTCACTGGTGCGACCCTTTTGTATTTATATGGGATGTCGAAAACCGAATATAAAGCCTTGATTTCCTCGGGGTAATGTTGACAGAGAATCATTCAGTAATGTATATTACCCTGTAGAAAAGGAGCTTGATATGTCGAATGCGGAAGCTTTGCACCAACTATTTGCGCAATGTCAAAAGATCAATTTTGACGAGTCCTATGATATTATCGCTTCTGCCCAAAGTCAGGACGAGGCTGACTTCTTTCGCCTTGCAACGGATTTGATTCTCAAACAGAAGCAGAAAAAGGTCGTCGAAGAGAATCGGTTCTGATGAAACGATATATTCTTTTTGCTGGATGCAATGGCGTCGGAAAGTCAACTCTCTATCAGACGAACGAGATGTTCCGCGAGATGCCTCGCGTCAACATGGACGAAATTGTTCGCGAGTTTGGCTCATGGAAAAATGAGGCCGACGCATTCAAGGCTGGAAAGATTGCAATTTGCAAGATCAGGGAGTACTTTTCGCTTGGCCTTTCGTTTAATCAAGAGACGACGCTTTGTGGACAATCTGTGTGGAAAAATATCCGGCAGGCGCGCCAACTTGG containing:
- a CDS encoding ATPase; the protein is MKRYILFAGCNGVGKSTLYQTNEMFREMPRVNMDEIVREFGSWKNEADAFKAGKIAICKIREYFSLGLSFNQETTLCGQSVWKNIRQARQLGYRIEMYYVGVQSVEIAKERIRGRVLKGGHGIPDADVERRFIESIENLQKAIQLCDVVEVFDNTETFIRVARFECGQCVLRTEGVPDWVP
- a CDS encoding DUF5662 family protein, translated to MFHPIRHFITISKHRHEVIRLCFRAGIGFQGLFHDLSKYSPTEFIPGAKYYTGKESPNNGERNATGYSLAWMHHKGRNKHHFEFWYDYEMATKKIVPMPMPDRYIKEMFCDRVAASKTYGGKDYDRTSPLKYLTKSTAREKMEENTYKKLLYLLTMLAEKGEKETLAFIRHANKLPTE
- a CDS encoding YeiH family protein, whose translation is MKEKIAKIAFVALIIAACVPCVASWMALMAGIVYAFAFGGPVFPKFAKKTQKYLLQGCVVGLGFGMNLQAALASGKDGMMFTIISVVAVMVLGFLVGKILKVDTKTSYLVSSGTAICGGSAIAAVAPVVDADDKQMSMSLGTIFVLNALALLIFPPLGHFFGLDNQQFGEWAAIAIHDTSSVVGAAAAYSDESLQVAAMVKCTRALWILPLALITMVFFRKNAGKGKLNVVPWFIFLFAIAMVINTYLFPALGVPESVGKTIVMIAKRGFAVTLFLIGTGLSKAALQKCGPKPFIQGVILWFAIGISSLLVIKGF
- a CDS encoding DUF6434 domain-containing protein; this translates as MRPGVDSIDLQTIIEQDFVCNELHRAFFKKHLGTTFSFDVPFLNWLKANAGRTYQEAIEAYCQIQNEKKESKSTVTINKPTW